ATTATTACCACCTTCGGTAATAGTGTAGTGCTTTGGACTTTTcattcaatttcggggggccgagtttgaaatACTACTAACACTAACCAATCTGcttttggccagcgtggtggactacggccaaaacccttcgaCCCGaaacccgagccctgtagtgggtggcaatgggctgataatgatgattaccaTCTTCAGTCTATCAAAAAATGATCAAGTATAATCAAATTTCAGAAGAAGGACTTGGGCATGGACGTgctcttcatacatgcacagaaggAGAGCTTACCCCAAAAACATTACAAAACTCATTAAgaagattttataattttatttcatctctCTAAGTACCTGGTCATAAACATGGCACTGGATTTGAAGCTTTGGTGCTGCTCTAATGCGGACTAGCAGGGTTTAATTTTTAGTAGCTCATTTTAGTGTTGATATCTGAGACATAAAAGCATATATAACATACGATATATAAGATGAACATATTACATTAGTTTGGGTGGACGATGACATTTTTCTCATCCAGGGCTTGACAGCATTTAAGCATTTATTACAAAGCATTTCTTTTAACACAATATTTCACAACTTTAGGCTCGACTCAGGAATTGAATCCAGGAACTACTTAAGAGCTACAAGACTTAAAAAGcagttaaaaatttatttatgtttggttCACAATTATTATAACAGAAACGGTTTTATACaccacattttatttttatttttagacaaaAGAAATTTTTACTTTGGCAAACGACAGAGTTAAATCTCTTAAAGGAGTGACTGTGAAGATGGCTAGTAAACTATACCTTGCACTGAACTATGACGTATATACGGATTTCGGTGTTGGTAGGTGGGATTCATTTGGATCTGAACTTCAAAATATTGACTTCGACCAGAATGTGAAGGCTGCGCAAGAAGTCAACGCTTGGGTAACTACGATTATAcattaatacgtgaagcaaacATTTTGTACCCCTTTTTAGGACAAATGCGCGGAAAGGACCATGACGTTTCCTACACTTAGAGTTTATATAGAGTAGGAGTGCAGAatccaaaaatttattttacactcACTGTTTTTGAAACacaggtatatatataatcttttttagattataatttgtttgcaaATAAGTACAAGCTCATATACCCGCTACCGCTACGATTAAGTATTagtcaagaaaaatattttgccTAATATATTCTTAGAAACATGCAGTGGACAGTCAAGCGCTTTTATACATTTATGACCGCACATAGAGGAGGCTGGATAGAAGCCGTATAGCTTAGGAATTATGGTTGTAGacattttaaaagataaattactcgtttaaatacatattataaaccaCCCATAGACCCACCGTGTCTTCTGccgatattataaatgggaaagtgtgtttgtttgtctgtaccTTAtgccctaattaagcaaccaatctatATTTAGCATATAGTTAGTTTAAATGACGgaaaagctactttttatccaagaaaacaaacggttcccacaggatttgcaAAGGACGCCgacgaagaacgtgggcaatGGCTAGTGGGAAATAAAACAGTgactcaaattatttttttgttgttcaggTAGAGAAACAAACCAATAACCATATTAAAGATATTGTAAGTGCTGACGACGTAGATTTGTATACCAGAGCGCTATTAGTTGACGTATTTTACTTCAAGGTAAGTGAAATGATTTTCAACCTTTCCATTGAATATATACGTTTAAAGTTGTCCACAACAATTACGGTGGAGAAGGTATTGCTCATtgtcagtggtgtgcatagagggtaagcagggtatgcagatgataataaaatgaagtgaatctccagtaagagttataaatgcttcagggtaggctttatataactcttacaatgcctattcttaagttttttataacttgtactggagattttcttaattttatatcatctgcataccctgtgcataccctctatgcacaccactgacaATGCCACTGCTCATtgtagtttaaattaaataagtagagTAAAGCCAAAtcttgaaaaaaaagtttttaatttggaTTGTGATTCAAATACATGTAAATTATACATctatataactttatttcattttcaacaCAGTGTTTATTTAACACTTGAAATACTTATCAgtcaatgaaattaaaatgtgaactaacaaaaataaaattgaatcctaACAATTATTTGCTTGCTCCATTTTAGGGACAATGGAAAGATCAGTTTGAAAAGAGTCTCACAAGAGAGAAGGATTTCCACGTTAACAATAAAGATACGAAAAAAGTTTCTATGATGTACAGAAGAGGGAATTACAAGTTCACAGAAAGTTCCTTATTGAAATCGCAGGTAGATTTTcagtgtattattttttaaagtttaagtgtaatattttgtaaattgtatCATTAACCGAAGCCCATTCGTATCCCACTTTTGTGGCTTAGGCCTGCTCTCTCTTAAGAGAGACGATTTttgagcatagacccaccaagctgcaCCAATTTAGGTTGGTGGACTGTATCGATCGTATCGTATCGATTGTTATCGCaagcaattatttttaaccgggaCCGATAGCTTTGTCTTCTTGTTAAGACACGGGGGTCGACACCGccaatttgtttttcaaaattcttTGAAAATACACAACatgtcttaaaaaaaacttggtgtGACCCAgcattcgaacccaggaccacGTGATCTGTAGTCCGTGCTACCCACTAGAACAACTAGGTGGAAGACTGTATAAATATCTAAAATTCGTGCTGTTACATATTCCTGGCTTTTCGTTATGTTGCTTTTTAAATGATTAAGCATTTTGATTTTCAGGTCATAGAAATTCCCTACAAAGATCGCGAAGCCTCCTTAGTAGTAGTTTTACCCCGTGACATCGAAGGTATAAAAGATGTGCAGGAAATACTTAAGGACCCAACAGTTTTACAGAATACCCGCAAACAAATGTACGACGCGGGAGTTGAGCTGTATCTTCCCAAATTTAAAATTGAGACAACCACTGATTTGAAAGATGTTCTTCAAAAGGTACCTAATTGCAAAATCAGcgaaaacatacataaaataaagcatatcGCACTAGATTAACCGCGATTTCACCCAGTTAACTATGAAGCGtaacaaaatgttatattatatatatatgttataaatgttatatggCATGTAAGCCATAATATATATGCTTCATATTTTACAAAACCACCAGCGTCTTCAGATTACTCGTTCATCATCGAGTTattactcatagacgtaaactccctGACGCAGCAAAGGTTTGATTGTGCGATAGTTACTGTTTCATTATTTCCTAAAAGCACTTTTTTCCACATGgagttttctttataaaattaagtatgtataaggattattattttaagcctAATTATgacaattaaaactttaaaattatttataaaatacgttATTGTTGCTTATTTTTATGAGATAGGTAGTTGGGCTccatggatttttttttaaatatactatttatgtAGCATTTTCTCTTCTAGCTTGCTTTACAAATGCTTCATCATTTCAGACTGAAATCTTAGTAATACTGAAATAAAGCCTGTGCTACTAGCTTTCAATGCAACTTTCTCTACGTGCAAGTTGTTTAATAGTTATAGATTAATGCGAAATGTTAGTAAAGCAGCCACACATAGTATCTGTCACTACTATAGAAATGAATAATcgaaacattgatttaattcaaaatacctaAGACTGTAATAGTTTACACTCATACAACTTTTTACTTCTCCTTCAGATGAATGTCACAAAGATATTTAGCGCTCACCTCTGCAGATTGGATTATCTTATACGTGTCAGAGGTAATATGTACATAGCCAAAGCATTACAAAAAGCTTCATTTGAAGTCGATGAAGGGACATCAGCAGCTGTCGACCATTGTAAGTACTGTTGTTTGATAATTCagcttttaaaatatgtattttataagtacttttaattttaattttgtttgtgtattagtaatcaaaataaaattatatcctaGTCTTGCTTATATGGTCTTGCAAGGTGTGAAAAATACAGTATGTAACAAGGTTATTGGGGCCCTCAGTTATAGGCGCCCCTAAAACTcctcgctacactcaggatGTGAATGCAACACCTTAACCTTATCTTGTCATCTATgtaatcaattaatttatttttatttcagtggACCTATTATCGATTGTTGGTGGTAGGCCATATGTATTCATTGCAAATCGTCCATTTATTTTCTACGTATTAGAAGGAAACAACATCATATTAAATGGAGAATACTATGCTTAGGTaagttttaaacatttttttataggtttCAATATGTATTCAAGATACAATGTATAATCAGATTAGTTAGAGGAGagatagaatttgtttattaagtttataaagCAAGGTAAtattacaagtttttttaaaatttatgatgTAACAAGTGTGAATATAAGAATCTGACTtgtatttaacaaatcaaaatacactttattgtaaaccaaatACACAgaattagaacaaaaaaaaaaacaaaaaagaaaaggtaGTAATCTCATTCAAGAATAGATGAAGTAtgctacatattataaaaaaccaCCAGCGTCTTTATATGAACAAATGGACGATATTCGACAACGgtccttttatatttatatagttcaTTGATCATATTTAGTAATGTTTTACCGTTACTGCTattaacatacattaaaaagaattgtatttaaatcGACATTAATATGGattcttattattaatactgttttgtaaaattaaaaaataaactaatattactaactctattgtaggtattttaatgaatttatttttaatttttcaggaACCATTTTACCAGGCACATTCCAGTGATTTTGGCTGAACAATAGATCATCTTAATTTCGTTTGAATATGTATAATGTCTTCactgaattatataatatacgcaCATTAAACTATCATTGTACTACGTAAAGATTATATTGTATGTCAAACACAAAGCAATTTaactgaaatataaaattatataatgtatagaaagaatattattgttttacccCTTCCACTACAGCATACTTTGGAAACCATAGTTCATCTTTATCTTAAGACAATTATGACAATTCGGTAGTAGTATATGAAATTAAGAGCTTCATCAACGTACGCTGCGGCCCATCGCgaaaaacatgttttattttgctAACACGACAAATTAGCCCCTGATTGCATGCAATCTCACCGAATGGTAATTGATagtctaagataatagcgggAATATACTCTAATGGGTTAATACGCggcaacgtaccggaacgctagccCTTCTTTATCGGTACAGTGATAACTAGCCAGGGTCTAAAAGCCTCCCACAAAAATATAGTACGAGATAACCATTACAAAATGCACTTATGCTTATGATTAATCCTTGAGATGTTTCTAAATAAGCTCAAAGTATGTAAAAAAGCATAATCTTATAAATAGAatattcctattataatattagggattacttaaacgatactTTCTTATCGTTTAAGTGTTGAGTGTGATTTCTCTAACTTCGTAGCTAAATGTTAACTATGGATGGATAACATAAAAAGTATCCGGCAAATTttcttgtgggctcttcttagaccgctttggaacccttgtagctttaggtttaagttggcgaacgtagtgtTCACCAtgacctcacaattatgtaaacattatatttatgaacgtttcataagtg
The genomic region above belongs to Pararge aegeria chromosome 8, ilParAegt1.1, whole genome shotgun sequence and contains:
- the LOC120626024 gene encoding serine protease inhibitor 3/4-like, with translation MTISTSVSLAVLARAEEKALENVFHDASSKFASKMLYEVAKINTEKSFAISPFSVLTPLALLSIAARDTTRDELWEAIGTNDDNSTKEIFTLANDRVKSLKGVTVKMASKLYLALNYDVYTDFGVGRWDSFGSELQNIDFDQNVKAAQEVNAWVEKQTNNHIKDIVSADDVDLYTRALLVDVFYFKGQWKDQFEKSLTREKDFHVNNKDTKKVSMMYRRGNYKFTESSLLKSQVIEIPYKDREASLVVVLPRDIEGIKDVQEILKDPTVLQNTRKQMYDAGVELYLPKFKIETTTDLKDVLQKMNVTKIFSAHLCRLDYLIRVRGNMYIAKALQKASFEVDEGTSAAVDHLDLLSIVGGRPYVFIANRPFIFYVLEGNNIILNGEYYA